A single region of the Salarchaeum japonicum genome encodes:
- a CDS encoding AIR synthase family protein yields MDHGKASREFFDRHVAPNLGAERDDVLLGPTHGADFGALDLGDRVLALASDPLFVLGDLGVRDAAWFAFHIAVSDVALSGLPPTHLAVDWNLPLDADPAFVGEVFSVFDAEARDLGASIVTGHTGAYEDCSFPTVGGATALALGDHSDLVLPTGATPGDRVVVTKGPAIETVGVVASVFGDRLDLPEETVNRARDRLRDASPVRDALAAAATGEVTAMHDATERGLANGLHELAAASGVGVDIARDAVPVSPGVREVCDALGIDPWTASSSGTVVLAARDSMPVVDALADEGIPAADAGRVTESGVRVDGSPLPEPDSDPFWPAYADLRNRDDRRGPNA; encoded by the coding sequence ATGGATCACGGGAAGGCGAGTCGCGAGTTCTTCGACCGGCACGTCGCGCCGAACCTCGGCGCGGAGCGCGACGACGTGCTGCTGGGGCCGACGCACGGCGCTGACTTCGGCGCGCTCGACCTCGGCGACCGCGTACTCGCGCTCGCGAGCGACCCCCTGTTCGTGCTCGGCGACCTCGGCGTGCGGGACGCGGCGTGGTTCGCGTTCCACATCGCTGTCTCCGACGTGGCGCTCTCCGGACTGCCCCCGACGCACCTCGCGGTGGACTGGAACCTCCCGCTCGACGCCGACCCCGCGTTCGTCGGCGAGGTGTTCTCCGTGTTCGACGCGGAGGCCCGCGACCTCGGCGCGAGCATCGTCACCGGCCACACGGGCGCGTACGAGGACTGTTCGTTCCCGACCGTCGGCGGCGCGACGGCGCTCGCGCTCGGCGACCACAGCGACCTCGTCCTCCCGACGGGCGCGACCCCGGGCGACCGCGTCGTCGTCACCAAAGGCCCCGCCATCGAGACGGTGGGCGTCGTCGCGAGCGTGTTCGGCGACCGGCTCGACCTCCCCGAAGAGACCGTGAATCGGGCGCGCGACCGCCTCCGGGACGCCTCGCCGGTTCGGGACGCGCTCGCCGCCGCGGCGACGGGCGAGGTGACGGCGATGCACGACGCGACGGAGCGCGGCCTGGCGAACGGCCTGCACGAACTCGCCGCCGCGAGCGGCGTCGGCGTCGACATCGCCCGGGACGCAGTACCAGTCTCGCCGGGCGTGCGCGAGGTCTGCGACGCCCTGGGTATCGACCCGTGGACGGCGTCGAGTTCCGGGACGGTGGTGCTCGCCGCGCGCGACAGCATGCCCGTCGTGGACGCGCTCGCCGACGAGGGGATTCCCGCCGCCGACGCGGGGCGCGTGACCGAATCGGGCGTCCGCGTGGACGGCAGTCCGCTCCCCGAACCTGACTCCGACCCCTTCTGGCCGGCGTACGCCGACCTCCGGAACCGCGACGACCGCCGCGGGCCGAACGCCTAA
- a CDS encoding PLP-dependent cysteine synthase family protein, producing the protein MRAESAVGDTPLVVLDLDVAPTVYGKVEWLNFHDQPYGGGSVKSRIAVSMLDAAEARGEIGDRTILEPSSGNTGLALTRVGVSRGYDVEIVSYEGTSRTKLDAIRDAGGTVHLAETYEGMLAKAERLLDSDDYYRPDQYANPANPRAHETGTGPELRAQTDGEVTHFVAGVGSGGTITGVGRALSPDGVEIIGYEPRKPYHAIDGLKYVRGSRFEKPEIYDESVLDDRLDVSTREAYAHAHRLRGRYADRTIDIRDTGRYDESVVRDRLRVDGDFLVGASAGGAVAAVHELDRRGRFASDDTVVVPLPDRGDRYRTLPPWGRFCHR; encoded by the coding sequence ATGCGCGCGGAGTCCGCGGTCGGCGACACGCCGCTCGTCGTCCTCGACCTCGACGTAGCGCCGACGGTGTACGGGAAGGTCGAGTGGCTGAACTTCCACGACCAGCCGTACGGCGGCGGGAGCGTGAAGTCCCGAATCGCCGTGTCGATGCTCGACGCCGCCGAAGCCCGGGGCGAAATCGGCGACCGGACGATCCTCGAACCATCCAGTGGAAACACCGGGCTCGCGCTCACCCGCGTCGGCGTCTCGCGGGGATACGACGTGGAAATCGTGAGCTACGAGGGGACGAGCCGGACGAAACTCGACGCCATCCGGGACGCCGGCGGCACCGTCCACCTCGCGGAAACGTACGAAGGGATGCTCGCGAAAGCCGAGCGCCTGCTCGATTCTGATGACTACTATCGGCCCGACCAGTACGCGAACCCCGCGAACCCCCGCGCGCACGAGACCGGCACCGGCCCCGAACTCCGCGCGCAGACCGACGGCGAGGTGACGCACTTCGTCGCCGGCGTCGGCTCCGGCGGCACCATCACCGGCGTCGGCCGCGCGCTCTCGCCCGACGGCGTCGAAATCATCGGGTACGAACCCCGGAAACCCTACCACGCCATCGACGGCCTGAAATACGTGCGCGGGAGCCGGTTCGAGAAACCCGAAATATACGACGAGTCCGTGCTCGACGACCGACTCGACGTCTCCACCCGCGAGGCGTACGCGCACGCCCACCGCCTCCGCGGCCGCTACGCCGACCGAACCATCGACATCCGCGACACCGGCCGGTACGACGAATCCGTCGTCCGTGACCGCCTCCGGGTCGACGGCGACTTCCTCGTCGGCGCGTCCGCCGGCGGGGCCGTCGCCGCCGTCCACGAACTCGACCGCCGCGGCCGCTTCGCGTCCGACGACACCGTGGTCGTCCCGCTCCCCGACCGCGGCGACCGCTACCGGACGCTCCCGCCCTGGGGCCGGTTCTGCCACCGATAG
- a CDS encoding dihydrolipoyl dehydrogenase family protein, translating into MPHVVVIGAYGSAGVAAAETLADSDFEVTLVDDGDPGGGLCILRGCMPSKELLSVAEHAHQARHDHRIEGADALSVDLADTVETKNDRVLGFAEHRRNAVHDLAERENVTFVHDTARIVGEHEVEIGGDTVEADYVVVATGSSLNVPAVPGIEDVDWMGSRDVLDATAFPDSGVVMGFGYVGVELVPYLTEAAGMDITVIEHDARPLDRADDRIGDELLDLYREEFDVTVETGVMETAVEERDDGGVRLFLDDGSHVDADQLFCFTGRAPNTDGVGLENAGIDATGEWVADTMQSRDAPWVFAAGDVLGERMILHMAKEEGYLAGENVLRHHAGESLESYDPIPHYVMFAGAGVYPYASVGYTVEEAESRGYEDVVTASRAASSDGIFKSKQVPWGRAKLVVAADGTVLGYHGLHHHADVMAKTLQVVVENGLDVRDLPDRAYHPTTPEILDGLFRDAKSQL; encoded by the coding sequence ATGCCCCACGTAGTCGTCATCGGTGCGTACGGGAGCGCCGGCGTCGCGGCGGCGGAGACGCTCGCGGACTCCGACTTCGAGGTGACGCTGGTCGACGACGGCGACCCCGGCGGCGGCCTCTGCATCCTCCGCGGGTGCATGCCGTCGAAGGAACTGCTCTCCGTCGCTGAGCACGCGCATCAGGCGCGCCACGACCACCGAATCGAGGGCGCGGACGCGCTCTCCGTCGACCTCGCGGACACGGTCGAGACGAAGAACGACCGCGTGCTCGGGTTCGCGGAGCACCGGCGGAACGCCGTGCACGACCTCGCGGAGCGCGAGAACGTGACGTTCGTCCACGACACCGCGCGCATCGTCGGCGAGCACGAGGTCGAAATCGGCGGCGACACCGTCGAAGCGGACTACGTCGTCGTCGCCACCGGCTCTAGCCTGAACGTCCCCGCCGTCCCGGGTATCGAGGACGTGGACTGGATGGGGAGCCGGGACGTGCTCGACGCGACCGCGTTCCCGGACTCCGGGGTGGTGATGGGGTTCGGGTACGTCGGCGTCGAACTCGTCCCCTACCTCACTGAGGCCGCGGGGATGGACATCACGGTCATCGAGCACGACGCGCGGCCGCTCGACCGCGCGGACGACCGCATCGGTGACGAACTCCTCGACCTCTACCGCGAGGAGTTCGACGTGACCGTGGAGACGGGCGTGATGGAGACCGCCGTGGAGGAGCGGGACGACGGCGGCGTGCGGTTGTTCCTCGACGACGGCAGTCACGTGGACGCAGACCAGTTGTTCTGCTTCACGGGCCGCGCGCCGAACACCGACGGCGTCGGCCTGGAGAACGCCGGTATCGATGCCACCGGGGAGTGGGTGGCGGACACGATGCAGTCGCGGGACGCGCCGTGGGTGTTCGCGGCGGGAGACGTGCTCGGCGAGCGCATGATACTCCACATGGCGAAAGAAGAGGGGTATCTCGCGGGCGAGAACGTCCTGCGGCATCACGCGGGCGAGTCGCTGGAGTCGTACGACCCGATTCCGCACTACGTGATGTTCGCGGGCGCGGGCGTCTACCCGTACGCGTCCGTCGGGTACACCGTCGAGGAGGCCGAATCCCGAGGCTACGAGGACGTGGTGACGGCGTCGCGGGCGGCGAGCAGCGACGGCATCTTCAAGTCGAAGCAGGTGCCGTGGGGCCGGGCGAAGCTCGTCGTCGCCGCGGATGGAACCGTCCTCGGCTACCACGGACTCCACCACCACGCGGACGTGATGGCGAAGACGCTCCAGGTCGTCGTGGAGAACGGGCTGGACGTGCGCGACCTCCCCGACCGCGCGTACCACCCGACGACGCCCGAGATTCTGGACGGCCTGTTCCGGGACGCGAAGTCACAGCTGTAG
- the ubaA gene encoding SAMP-activating enzyme E1, with protein sequence MSGLDLDPTQLDRYSRHIIMDDVGPEGQRRLLDANVLVVGAGGLGAPVIQYLAAAGVGHLAIVDDDAVERSNLQRQVIHADSDIGTPKVESARDYVQSLNPDISVETHHARLTVENAHDLVADRDFVVDCSDNFATRYLVNDACKLEAVPFSHGAIYRFEGQVVTFDTTDDSPCYRCLFPEAPPEGTVPDCATAGVLGVLPGTVGCIQATEAVKSLLDHGDLLDGRLLFYDAADTTFEEIDFEKNPDCPVCGDHPEIESVREVEYADGCRV encoded by the coding sequence ATGAGCGGCCTCGACCTCGACCCCACCCAGCTCGACCGGTACTCCCGGCACATCATCATGGACGACGTGGGCCCCGAGGGACAGCGACGCCTCCTCGACGCGAACGTGCTCGTGGTCGGCGCGGGCGGCCTGGGCGCGCCCGTGATTCAGTACCTCGCCGCCGCCGGCGTCGGCCACCTCGCCATCGTGGACGACGACGCCGTCGAGCGCTCGAACCTCCAGCGCCAGGTGATTCACGCGGACAGCGACATCGGCACGCCGAAGGTCGAGAGCGCCCGCGACTACGTCCAGTCCCTCAACCCCGACATCTCGGTCGAAACCCACCACGCCCGCCTCACCGTCGAGAACGCCCACGACCTCGTCGCCGACCGCGACTTCGTCGTGGACTGCTCGGACAACTTCGCCACCCGCTACCTCGTGAACGACGCCTGCAAGCTCGAAGCCGTCCCGTTCAGCCACGGCGCAATCTACCGCTTCGAGGGCCAGGTCGTCACGTTCGACACGACCGACGACTCCCCCTGCTATCGGTGTCTGTTCCCCGAAGCCCCGCCCGAGGGAACGGTTCCGGACTGCGCGACCGCGGGCGTGCTCGGCGTCCTCCCCGGCACCGTCGGATGCATTCAGGCGACCGAGGCCGTGAAGAGCCTGCTCGACCACGGCGACCTGCTCGACGGCCGCCTCCTCTTCTACGACGCCGCCGACACCACTTTCGAGGAAATCGACTTCGAGAAGAACCCCGACTGTCCCGTCTGCGGCGACCACCCCGAAATCGAGAGCGTGCGCGAGGTCGAGTACGCCGACGGCTGCAGAGTTTAA
- the nucS gene encoding endonuclease NucS, which produces MSDAAFLADPSPAEAADALRDADDRAVALYGACELAYDGRATSTLPVGRRHVLHKPDGTLLAHAATGHQPVNWLAPGATLSVSVEDDELRLHGERDGETLDCRFTHVSHVSLLPLDDADAEVSGTEDDLRERVLADPDLISEGFRPLATERDTAAGPVDIYGEDADGTRVVVELKRRRVGPDAASQLDRYVDALARDLHADAAVRGVLVAPSVTDRARHLLAEAGHDFVPLTP; this is translated from the coding sequence ATGTCAGACGCGGCGTTCCTCGCCGACCCCTCGCCCGCGGAGGCCGCCGACGCCCTCCGGGACGCGGACGACCGCGCCGTCGCGCTGTACGGCGCGTGCGAACTCGCGTACGACGGCCGCGCCACCAGCACGCTCCCCGTCGGCCGCCGGCACGTCCTCCACAAGCCCGACGGCACCCTGCTCGCGCACGCCGCCACCGGCCACCAGCCCGTGAACTGGCTCGCGCCCGGCGCAACCCTCTCCGTCTCCGTCGAGGACGACGAACTCCGTCTCCACGGTGAACGCGACGGCGAAACCCTCGACTGCCGATTCACTCACGTTTCTCACGTCTCGCTCCTCCCGCTGGACGACGCCGACGCCGAAGTCTCCGGCACCGAAGACGACCTCCGCGAGCGCGTGCTCGCCGACCCCGACCTGATTTCGGAGGGCTTTCGCCCGCTCGCGACCGAACGCGACACCGCCGCCGGCCCCGTCGATATCTACGGCGAGGACGCCGACGGCACCCGCGTGGTCGTGGAACTGAAACGCCGCCGGGTCGGCCCCGACGCCGCCAGCCAACTCGACCGATACGTCGACGCGCTCGCCCGCGACCTGCACGCGGACGCGGCCGTGCGGGGCGTGCTCGTCGCGCCATCCGTCACCGACCGCGCCCGCCACCTGCTCGCGGAGGCCGGCCACGACTTCGTCCCGCTCACCCCCTAG
- a CDS encoding FmdB family zinc ribbon protein, whose protein sequence is MTDADAVRDAMTPLEPYTTEEVASRLDRTRDAVKRALRALVESDDVRQKSVGGRSVWIRRAPTYACSDCGYEFQVKPLHPVLTAATYCPRCGARVE, encoded by the coding sequence GTGACCGACGCCGACGCCGTGCGGGACGCGATGACGCCGCTCGAACCGTACACCACCGAGGAAGTGGCGTCCCGCCTCGACCGCACCCGGGACGCCGTGAAGCGCGCGCTCCGCGCGCTCGTCGAGTCCGACGACGTTCGACAGAAGTCGGTCGGCGGCCGCTCCGTCTGGATTCGCCGGGCCCCCACCTACGCGTGCTCCGACTGCGGCTACGAGTTCCAGGTGAAACCCCTCCACCCCGTGCTCACCGCCGCGACGTACTGCCCGCGGTGCGGCGCGCGCGTCGAATAG
- a CDS encoding alpha/beta fold hydrolase has translation MSRDGAPLYTHRPETVSTDRGSGDAVVFAHGTLMDRTMFAPQIEAFADDYRTVAFDLRARTDRYADDYDLDDLVADTERFLDAKGIDSCVLAGMSMGGFMGLKFALTHPDRLDGLVLVDSMAKPHSPADRERHRETVDALEGLPTLPEEAARPVTHELFGETTREERADLVDDWVARWTTYPGDAVKGEVYSWLDRDDLRDDVAAIDAPVLAVHGEEDATLGIEEARESYRGIPDLTFEPIPEAGHSSNCENPAAVNAALDGFLDRVY, from the coding sequence ATGTCACGTGATGGCGCGCCACTGTACACGCACCGACCCGAAACCGTCTCGACCGACCGCGGGAGCGGGGACGCCGTCGTGTTCGCGCACGGCACCCTGATGGATCGCACGATGTTCGCGCCCCAGATAGAGGCGTTCGCGGACGACTACCGAACCGTCGCGTTCGACCTGCGCGCGCGAACCGACCGGTACGCGGACGACTACGACCTCGACGACCTCGTCGCGGACACCGAGCGGTTCCTCGACGCGAAAGGCATCGACTCCTGCGTCCTCGCCGGCATGTCCATGGGCGGGTTCATGGGGTTGAAGTTCGCGCTCACCCACCCCGACCGCCTCGACGGCCTCGTCCTCGTGGACTCGATGGCGAAACCGCACTCGCCCGCAGACCGCGAACGCCACCGGGAGACCGTGGACGCGCTCGAAGGCCTTCCGACCCTTCCCGAGGAGGCCGCGCGACCCGTCACGCACGAACTGTTCGGGGAGACGACGCGCGAGGAGCGGGCCGACCTCGTGGACGACTGGGTGGCGCGCTGGACGACCTACCCGGGGGACGCCGTGAAGGGCGAAGTGTACTCGTGGCTCGACCGCGACGACCTCCGCGACGACGTAGCGGCTATCGACGCGCCCGTGCTCGCGGTGCACGGCGAGGAGGACGCCACCCTCGGCATCGAGGAAGCCAGAGAGTCCTATCGGGGGATTCCCGACCTGACGTTCGAGCCGATTCCGGAGGCGGGCCACTCCTCGAACTGCGAGAACCCCGCTGCGGTGAACGCCGCGCTCGACGGCTTCCTCGACCGCGTCTACTGA
- a CDS encoding outer membrane protein assembly factor BamB family protein yields MVETPSTSRRRLLAAAGVGASAALAGCAATAPDTLTPSVDAAGWPMAGHDPGHTSHNPHATPPTDPPEVAWRTEYTAPYPQYARTPNPVVADGQLLVGGEMLDCYDAHTGAHRWTHDPVDPVYGLAVHDETAYATRWTRERGATLATYRLPDTTPEWSVSPDWGLLTPPLVANGDVFVADTTRLFALDADAGTVHWTVEKSGFAFAPAVTADSVYITRPVRRVTRLSRAHGILDRLLGSPPNTLWADHVSGRLAFTPAARDDTAFVPVSRFGRFESENDGTLTAYAADGTERWQHVVGSRCLPPAVTPQAVYAVTHRTTDTAVQNDVRYSARDATIRAYDPRTGEPRWSEHYPGLGGGAAPPVTADGVVYAALDGNPAPADDSPKRPVLVAVDGDGERWRRTLPAPAVRLVLAGDFLYAALRDGTLLALASGPDA; encoded by the coding sequence ATGGTCGAGACGCCCTCCACCTCCCGCCGTCGCCTCCTCGCCGCCGCTGGAGTCGGCGCGTCCGCCGCGCTCGCCGGCTGTGCCGCCACCGCGCCCGACACGCTCACACCGAGCGTGGACGCCGCCGGCTGGCCGATGGCCGGACACGACCCCGGACACACGAGCCACAATCCCCACGCGACCCCGCCGACGGACCCGCCCGAAGTCGCGTGGCGCACCGAGTACACCGCGCCCTACCCCCAGTACGCGCGCACCCCGAACCCCGTCGTCGCCGACGGACAGCTGCTCGTCGGCGGGGAGATGCTCGACTGCTACGACGCACATACCGGCGCGCACCGCTGGACACACGACCCCGTCGACCCCGTCTACGGCCTCGCCGTCCACGACGAAACCGCCTACGCCACCCGCTGGACTCGCGAGCGCGGCGCGACGCTCGCGACCTACCGCCTCCCCGACACCACCCCGGAGTGGTCGGTGTCGCCCGACTGGGGCCTGCTCACGCCGCCGCTCGTCGCGAACGGCGACGTGTTCGTCGCCGACACCACCCGCCTGTTCGCGCTCGACGCCGACGCGGGCACCGTGCACTGGACCGTCGAGAAGTCCGGGTTCGCGTTCGCGCCCGCCGTCACCGCGGACAGCGTCTACATCACGCGGCCGGTTCGCCGCGTCACCCGGCTCTCCCGCGCCCACGGCATCCTCGACAGACTCCTCGGCAGTCCGCCGAACACCCTGTGGGCGGACCACGTCTCGGGCCGCCTCGCGTTCACGCCCGCCGCGCGCGACGACACCGCGTTCGTCCCCGTCTCCCGGTTCGGTCGGTTCGAGTCCGAGAACGACGGGACGCTCACCGCGTACGCCGCCGACGGCACCGAGCGCTGGCAGCACGTCGTCGGGTCGCGGTGTCTCCCTCCCGCCGTCACCCCCCAGGCGGTGTACGCCGTCACGCATCGAACCACCGACACCGCCGTCCAAAACGACGTGCGGTATTCGGCGCGCGACGCGACGATACGGGCGTACGACCCACGAACCGGCGAACCGCGCTGGTCGGAGCACTACCCCGGACTCGGCGGCGGGGCGGCCCCGCCGGTCACCGCCGACGGCGTCGTGTACGCCGCGCTCGACGGCAACCCCGCGCCCGCGGACGACTCCCCGAAACGACCGGTTCTCGTCGCCGTCGACGGCGACGGCGAGCGCTGGCGACGCACGCTCCCCGCGCCCGCCGTCAGACTCGTTCTCGCGGGCGACTTCCTATACGCCGCGCTCCGAGACGGCACGCTCCTCGCGCTCGCGTCCGGCCCCGACGCTTAA
- the mutS gene encoding DNA mismatch repair protein MutS, translating into MTEALGAPEKMAERREELTPMLSQYLDLCERYDDALVLFQVGDFYETFCEAAEEAARVLEITLTAREDSTGTYPMAGIPIDNAEPYIETLLESGYRVAVADQVEDADATNSLVERAVTRIVTPGTVTEDELLGGDENNFVAALTGGDSYGLAFLDVSTGDFVATSADSRQQVRDELGRFAPAEAVVEPGVDAELFGADCMVTRFREDAFDAASAREKLDAYFGAPERRLAGDSEIRACGALLSYAEYTRAGQQDTLEYLNHLTRYDPRDYMVLDAVALRSLELFEPRSVHGREGTTLVDVLDETSCALGRRKLTDWLRRPLVDRDRIDARLDGVEELRGDLRTREELAEALRDVYDIERLISRVSRGRANARDLRSLETTLDVIPDLRELLVDADSGKLRDLRARLQDLSDVREEIGSAIVDDPPQELTEGGVIRDGYDETLDELRETEREGKQWIRDLEAAEKERTGVESLKVGHNSVHGYYIEVTKANTEHVPENYERRQTLKNAERYVTPKLKAREDEIVRAEGRADDREYELFVGVRESVAAEAERVQDVAAAVAELDALCSLATVAAEYDYARPEMREAGAPIDIEGGRHPVVERTEEGFVPNGVHLGGDERVAVITGPNMSGKSTYMRQVALVCVLAQVGSFVPAESAELGVLNRVFTRVGASDDIAGGRSTFMVEMTELADILRDADDGSLVLLDEVGRGTSTADGLAIARAITEYIHDETDALTLFATHHHELTDLADDLGEAVNLHFPATQTGDGVAFRHDVAYGAATASYGIEVAKAAGVPDDVVRRARELVERERERNAVEGATSGGAQEADGGSAPSDIEDALRDVDLAQTTPLEAMTVLQELKRRL; encoded by the coding sequence ATGACTGAGGCGCTCGGCGCTCCCGAGAAGATGGCGGAGCGCCGCGAGGAACTGACGCCGATGCTCTCTCAGTACCTCGACCTCTGCGAGCGCTACGACGACGCGCTCGTCCTCTTCCAGGTCGGGGACTTCTACGAGACGTTCTGCGAGGCCGCCGAGGAGGCCGCTCGCGTGCTCGAAATCACGCTCACCGCCCGCGAGGACTCCACGGGCACCTATCCGATGGCGGGCATCCCCATCGACAACGCCGAACCGTACATCGAGACCCTCCTCGAATCCGGCTACCGGGTCGCGGTCGCCGACCAGGTGGAGGACGCGGACGCGACGAACAGCCTGGTCGAGCGCGCGGTCACCCGTATCGTCACGCCCGGTACCGTGACGGAGGACGAACTCCTCGGGGGCGACGAGAACAACTTCGTCGCCGCGCTCACCGGCGGGGACTCCTACGGGCTCGCGTTCCTCGACGTGTCCACCGGCGACTTCGTCGCGACGAGCGCGGACTCGCGCCAGCAGGTCAGGGACGAACTCGGGCGGTTTGCGCCCGCGGAGGCCGTGGTGGAACCGGGCGTTGACGCCGAGTTGTTCGGCGCGGACTGCATGGTGACGCGGTTCCGCGAGGACGCGTTCGACGCCGCGAGCGCGCGCGAGAAGCTCGACGCGTACTTCGGCGCGCCCGAGCGACGGCTCGCGGGCGACAGCGAGATTCGGGCGTGCGGCGCGCTCCTCTCGTACGCCGAGTACACGCGCGCCGGCCAGCAGGACACCCTGGAGTACCTGAACCACCTGACGCGCTACGACCCCCGCGACTACATGGTGCTCGACGCCGTCGCCCTGCGGAGCCTCGAACTGTTCGAACCGCGGAGCGTCCACGGCCGCGAGGGGACGACGCTGGTGGACGTGCTGGACGAGACCTCGTGTGCGCTCGGCCGCCGGAAACTCACGGACTGGCTACGCCGCCCGCTCGTGGACAGAGACCGTATCGACGCCCGGTTGGACGGCGTGGAGGAACTCCGCGGCGACCTCCGGACGCGCGAGGAGCTCGCGGAGGCCCTGCGGGACGTGTACGACATCGAACGCCTGATTTCGCGGGTGTCCCGGGGGCGCGCGAACGCCCGCGACCTCCGCTCCCTGGAGACGACGCTGGACGTGATTCCCGACCTCCGCGAGTTGCTCGTGGACGCCGACTCGGGGAAGCTACGCGACCTCCGCGCGCGCCTCCAGGACCTCTCGGACGTGCGCGAGGAAATCGGGAGCGCCATCGTGGACGACCCGCCCCAGGAACTCACCGAGGGCGGCGTCATCCGGGACGGCTACGACGAGACGCTGGACGAGTTACGGGAGACGGAGCGCGAGGGCAAGCAGTGGATTCGCGACCTCGAAGCCGCGGAGAAAGAGCGGACGGGCGTCGAGTCGCTGAAGGTCGGGCACAACAGCGTGCACGGCTACTACATCGAGGTGACGAAGGCGAACACGGAACACGTCCCCGAGAACTACGAGCGCCGCCAGACCCTGAAGAACGCAGAGCGGTACGTGACGCCCAAACTCAAGGCCCGGGAGGACGAAATCGTGCGCGCCGAGGGCCGGGCGGACGACCGCGAGTACGAGCTGTTCGTCGGGGTGCGGGAGTCGGTCGCGGCCGAGGCCGAGCGCGTGCAGGACGTGGCGGCCGCGGTCGCGGAACTCGACGCGCTCTGCTCGCTCGCGACCGTCGCGGCGGAGTACGACTACGCGCGCCCGGAGATGCGGGAGGCGGGCGCGCCCATCGACATCGAGGGCGGCCGTCACCCGGTCGTGGAGCGCACCGAGGAGGGGTTCGTGCCGAACGGCGTCCACCTCGGCGGCGACGAGCGCGTCGCGGTCATCACCGGTCCGAACATGAGCGGGAAATCCACGTACATGCGGCAGGTCGCGCTCGTCTGCGTGCTCGCGCAGGTCGGGAGTTTCGTGCCCGCGGAGTCCGCGGAACTCGGCGTGCTGAACCGCGTGTTCACGCGCGTCGGCGCGAGCGACGACATCGCGGGCGGCCGCTCGACGTTCATGGTGGAGATGACGGAGCTCGCGGACATCCTCCGGGACGCCGACGACGGGTCGCTCGTGCTCCTCGACGAGGTCGGGCGGGGGACGAGCACGGCGGACGGCCTCGCCATCGCGCGCGCCATCACGGAGTACATCCACGACGAGACGGACGCGTTGACGCTGTTCGCGACGCACCACCACGAACTCACCGACCTCGCGGACGACCTCGGGGAGGCGGTGAACCTCCACTTCCCCGCGACCCAGACCGGCGACGGCGTGGCGTTCCGGCACGACGTGGCGTACGGCGCGGCGACCGCGTCCTACGGCATCGAGGTGGCGAAGGCCGCGGGCGTGCCGGACGACGTGGTGCGGCGCGCGCGAGAACTCGTGGAGCGCGAACGCGAGCGGAACGCGGTCGAGGGCGCGACCAGCGGGGGCGCGCAGGAGGCCGACGGCGGGAGCGCGCCGAGCGACATCGAGGACGCGCTCCGGGACGTGGACCTGGCGCAGACGACGCCGCTCGAAGCGATGACCGTCCTGCAGGAACTGAAGCGCCGGCTCTAG